In a single window of the Deinococcus aetherius genome:
- a CDS encoding CobD/CbiB family cobalamin biosynthesis protein, producing the protein MEAPSGGDLRVRGRRSALLLALALDMLGEPPASVHPVVWMGTFLKGARGRWRARTPLGQLTEGGAWWALGAGLTAGAGWLAERLAGAWVTRGVLLKPLLARRALFGAVGEVHAALAAGHLPEARRLLTWHLVSRETGELSEAEVAGACVESLAENLSDSVVAPLLMFRAGGLPLAALYRYANTADAIWGYRTPDLEHAGKPAARADDFLNLAPARLTALCAVLAALPAGLDLPGAWRGWRRDAPATPSPNAGHPMSAFAGALGVRLDKRGVYVLNSGGRDPEAADVPRALRLAHWTLALAVLSLLLPAPRRGRR; encoded by the coding sequence ATGGAGGCGCCGTCTGGCGGGGACCTGCGGGTGAGGGGGAGGCGGTCGGCCCTCCTCCTCGCCCTCGCGCTGGACATGCTGGGGGAGCCGCCCGCGAGCGTGCATCCGGTGGTCTGGATGGGAACTTTCCTGAAGGGGGCGCGGGGCCGCTGGCGCGCGAGGACACCTCTGGGGCAACTCACCGAGGGGGGCGCGTGGTGGGCCCTCGGGGCGGGCCTGACGGCGGGCGCGGGGTGGCTGGCCGAACGCCTTGCGGGCGCCTGGGTCACGCGCGGCGTTCTCCTCAAACCCCTCCTCGCGCGGCGGGCCCTGTTCGGGGCGGTGGGGGAAGTCCACGCCGCCCTCGCCGCCGGGCATCTCCCTGAGGCGCGGCGGCTTCTCACGTGGCACCTCGTCAGCCGGGAGACGGGAGAGTTGAGCGAGGCGGAGGTGGCGGGCGCCTGCGTCGAGAGCCTCGCGGAGAACCTCTCGGACAGCGTGGTGGCGCCCCTGCTGATGTTTCGCGCGGGCGGCCTGCCCCTCGCCGCCCTCTACCGGTACGCGAACACCGCCGACGCCATATGGGGCTACCGCACGCCCGACCTCGAACACGCGGGGAAGCCTGCTGCCCGCGCCGACGACTTCCTCAACCTCGCGCCCGCCCGGCTGACGGCCCTGTGCGCGGTCCTCGCGGCCCTTCCGGCGGGGTTGGATCTCCCCGGCGCGTGGCGGGGGTGGCGGCGGGACGCCCCCGCCACCCCCAGCCCGAACGCGGGTCATCCCATGAGCGCCTTCGCGGGGGCGCTCGGGGTGCGGCTCGACAAGCGGGGGGTGTACGTTTTGAACTCGGGCGGACGGGACCCGGAGGCGGCAGACGTGCCACGCGCCTTGCGCCTTGCCCATTGGACGCTCGCGCTCGCCGTGCTCTCGCTGCTGCTGCCCGCACCCCGCAGGGGGCGTAGGTGA
- a CDS encoding cobaltochelatase subunit CobN — protein MSTSRQTNSRQRVTRADGRTINVVRKRGHLSYCFHGCCCGRTDKGYAAAPVEVYKEEWTRRKIRNAVHLTKGGCLGPCSLANVAHLVFDGHDVWFHSVNDAWLVRAIFDYIEAMLSADGYLPPPPELVEYTFNYYAWDAAGGAPAGTVPLPLATPDAPAELSGLAFLTHADTDLLNLRAAQETLPPDFGPLTGVALGGVRSEAQMATLLSGAVGQAEIVLVRIHGKFSAVPGAELLLDHVRRAGQHLLLVSGTNEPDTELAALSLAPAHTLDTARAYLAASGWQNTRELLLSLSDTLRLTGYGAQPPLALPEHGIHHPDLPENATLEDWQRLRTPGRPAVGVLLYRAHALSGNTAFVDALVTALDEAGADALPVFTTSLKDVDGNGDPKAFGLLRGQIDALISTLSFAMADVQAGDVTAAGANVGALSRLGVPVVQGITSGGARGPWETSARGLNPLDTAMNVALPEFDGRIIGVPFAFKEKEAGDAARLVADPERTARLAGITVRLARLRHLPNHEKRLAFVFTNSTAKASQVGNAVGLDSAASLLHILRALEAEGYDVGELPDTSDELMHALLARTTYDTTQLTPGQLAQAAAHVPADLYRSWFADLPDSQQRRMRQQWSEAPGSAYVHDGALALAGLYLGKMFVALQPPRGYGMDPDAIYHTPDLPPTHHYHALYRWLREPPEQGGFGADAIVHVGKHGTLEWLPGKGVGLSAKCFPDSLLGDLPLFYPFVINDPGEGTQAKRRAHATVLDHLPPPLTRADTYGPLAELAALVDEYYQLELLDPSKLPLLQGQIWDLVQRANLGTDLGTMLRRDHGDHVHEWDEAFTPEGVPVTLTEMNGPDVAHLLEDIDGYLCELGMAQIRDGLHVLGQPPRGEQLPEMLRALTRLANAEVPGLHAGLAGVLGLELGALLDSPGGRLTGESRMGPLTPALSPSELYQSHEGRGSKTPDLSDLAGRPVLTHGDALELIDELALHLYQTLQARNFDPAAVPDALALTLGSLDHFGTLPATLNYACRVLKPNLDATTDEITHLLAGLSGRYVPAGPSGAPSRGLAHILPTGRNFYAVDPRALPSQAAWTVGSNLAREVLERHLKEAGAYPEHVAISVWGTSNMRTQGDDVAQILALLGARPVWHPQSRRLTGVELIPLEELGRPRIDVTVRISGFFRDAFPHLISLLDEAVNLAMQADEPQEQNYPRKHYLADLAGRLAELPPEEAQSRAAYRLFGSAPGTYGAGMLDLINEGNWKDDADFARTFVNWGGYAYTAAEAGTDAREDFRARLAVTQLVLHNQDNREHDLFDSDDYLQFFGGMIASVRSLSGAQPRHYFGDTANPERARVRDLGEEALRVYRSRVVNPKWLDGIRRHGYKGGLEQTATVDYLFGFDATAQIAHDFMYEGVAQTYALDPENQAFLRESNPWALNAIAGRLLEAHARELWRPEAETLNALQNLLAESEGLLEGRGEVGRVGG, from the coding sequence ATGAGCACGTCCCGGCAAACCAATTCCAGACAGCGCGTGACGCGGGCCGACGGGCGCACGATCAACGTGGTCCGCAAGCGCGGGCACCTGAGTTACTGCTTCCACGGCTGCTGCTGCGGTCGGACGGATAAGGGGTACGCCGCCGCGCCCGTCGAGGTCTACAAGGAGGAGTGGACCCGGCGCAAGATCAGGAACGCCGTCCACCTCACCAAGGGGGGCTGCCTGGGGCCCTGCTCGCTCGCCAACGTGGCCCACCTCGTCTTCGACGGGCACGACGTGTGGTTCCATTCGGTGAACGACGCGTGGCTGGTGCGCGCCATCTTCGATTACATCGAGGCGATGCTCAGCGCGGACGGGTATCTGCCGCCTCCGCCCGAACTCGTGGAGTACACCTTCAACTATTACGCGTGGGACGCGGCGGGGGGCGCGCCTGCCGGGACCGTCCCCCTGCCCCTCGCCACGCCGGACGCACCCGCCGAACTTTCCGGGCTCGCCTTCCTGACCCATGCGGACACGGACCTCCTCAACCTCCGCGCGGCGCAGGAGACCTTGCCCCCCGACTTCGGCCCGCTGACGGGGGTGGCGCTGGGCGGCGTCCGCTCGGAGGCGCAGATGGCGACGCTGCTTTCCGGTGCGGTGGGGCAGGCCGAGATCGTCCTCGTGCGGATTCACGGGAAGTTCTCGGCGGTGCCGGGGGCGGAACTGCTGCTCGACCACGTGCGCCGGGCAGGGCAACACCTCCTCCTTGTCAGCGGCACGAATGAGCCGGATACGGAATTGGCGGCCCTCAGCCTCGCGCCCGCGCACACGCTCGACACGGCGCGGGCGTACCTGGCCGCGAGCGGGTGGCAGAACACGCGCGAACTCCTGCTGTCCCTCAGCGACACGCTGCGGCTGACGGGGTACGGGGCCCAGCCGCCCCTTGCCCTGCCCGAACACGGCATCCATCACCCCGACCTGCCGGAGAACGCGACGCTGGAGGACTGGCAGCGGCTCCGCACCCCGGGCCGCCCCGCCGTCGGCGTCCTGCTCTACCGGGCGCACGCGCTGAGCGGCAATACGGCCTTTGTCGATGCGCTCGTCACTGCACTCGATGAGGCGGGGGCTGATGCCCTGCCCGTCTTCACGACTAGCCTGAAGGACGTGGACGGGAACGGGGACCCGAAAGCCTTCGGCCTGCTGCGGGGGCAGATAGACGCCCTGATCTCCACCCTCTCCTTCGCTATGGCCGACGTGCAGGCGGGGGACGTAACGGCGGCGGGGGCGAACGTCGGCGCGCTTTCGCGGCTGGGCGTGCCCGTCGTGCAGGGCATCACGAGCGGCGGGGCGCGCGGCCCCTGGGAGACGAGCGCGCGGGGGCTGAACCCACTTGACACGGCTATGAACGTCGCCCTCCCCGAGTTCGACGGGCGCATCATCGGCGTGCCCTTCGCCTTCAAGGAGAAGGAGGCGGGGGACGCCGCGCGCCTCGTCGCCGATCCCGAACGCACTGCCCGCCTCGCTGGCATCACCGTCCGGCTCGCCCGCCTGCGTCACCTGCCGAACCACGAAAAGCGGCTTGCCTTCGTCTTCACCAACTCGACCGCGAAGGCGTCGCAGGTGGGGAACGCCGTGGGGCTCGACTCTGCCGCCTCCCTCCTGCACATCCTCCGCGCGCTGGAGGCCGAAGGGTACGACGTGGGCGAGTTGCCGGACACGAGCGACGAACTCATGCACGCCCTCCTCGCGCGCACGACGTATGACACGACGCAACTCACGCCCGGACAACTCGCGCAGGCTGCCGCGCACGTCCCGGCGGACCTCTACCGCTCGTGGTTCGCCGACCTCCCCGATTCACAGCAACGCCGGATGCGGCAGCAGTGGAGCGAGGCGCCGGGGTCGGCCTACGTCCACGACGGCGCCCTCGCCCTGGCCGGGCTGTACCTCGGCAAGATGTTTGTCGCCCTGCAACCGCCGCGCGGGTACGGCATGGACCCGGACGCGATCTACCACACGCCCGACCTGCCGCCCACCCACCACTACCACGCCCTGTACCGCTGGCTGCGCGAGCCTCCCGAGCAGGGGGGTTTCGGCGCGGACGCCATCGTTCACGTCGGCAAGCACGGCACGCTCGAATGGCTGCCGGGCAAGGGGGTAGGGCTGAGCGCGAAATGCTTCCCCGACTCCCTGCTGGGCGACCTGCCCCTCTTTTACCCCTTCGTCATCAACGACCCGGGCGAGGGTACCCAGGCCAAGCGGCGGGCGCACGCGACTGTCCTCGACCACCTGCCGCCGCCGCTGACCCGGGCCGACACCTACGGGCCGCTTGCCGAACTCGCCGCGCTGGTGGACGAGTATTACCAGCTCGAACTCCTCGACCCCTCGAAGCTGCCGCTCCTTCAGGGGCAGATCTGGGACCTCGTGCAGCGGGCCAACCTGGGCACGGACCTGGGCACTATGCTGCGGCGTGACCACGGCGACCACGTGCACGAGTGGGACGAGGCCTTCACCCCCGAGGGCGTGCCCGTCACCCTGACCGAGATGAACGGCCCCGACGTGGCGCACCTGCTTGAAGACATCGACGGCTACCTGTGCGAACTGGGCATGGCGCAGATTCGGGACGGGCTGCACGTGCTGGGGCAGCCGCCGCGCGGCGAACAGCTACCCGAGATGCTGCGCGCCCTGACACGGCTGGCGAACGCCGAGGTGCCGGGGCTGCACGCGGGGCTCGCGGGGGTGCTGGGGCTGGAGTTGGGGGCGCTGCTGGACAGTCCGGGGGGGAGGTTGACGGGGGAGTCGCGGATGGGCCCCCTCACCCCGGCCCTCTCTCCTTCGGAGCTGTACCAGTCCCACGAGGGGAGAGGGAGCAAAACTCCAGACCTCAGCGACCTCGCGGGCCGCCCCGTCCTGACCCACGGCGACGCGCTCGAACTCATCGACGAACTGGCGCTGCACCTCTACCAGACGCTCCAGGCACGAAATTTCGACCCCGCTGCTGTCCCTGATGCGCTCGCCCTCACGCTGGGTTCGCTGGACCATTTCGGCACTCTGCCCGCCACACTCAATTACGCCTGCCGGGTGCTCAAACCCAATCTGGACGCCACGACCGACGAGATCACCCACCTGCTCGCGGGCCTCTCGGGGCGCTACGTCCCCGCCGGGCCAAGCGGCGCTCCTTCTCGCGGCCTCGCCCACATCCTGCCGACCGGGCGGAACTTCTACGCCGTCGATCCGCGCGCCCTGCCCTCGCAGGCGGCGTGGACGGTGGGGAGCAACCTCGCGCGGGAGGTGCTGGAGCGGCACCTGAAGGAGGCGGGCGCCTACCCCGAACACGTCGCCATCAGCGTCTGGGGCACGAGCAACATGCGGACGCAGGGGGACGACGTGGCGCAGATTCTGGCGCTGCTCGGCGCGCGGCCCGTGTGGCACCCGCAGAGCCGCCGCCTGACGGGGGTCGAACTCATCCCGCTGGAGGAGCTGGGCCGCCCCCGCATCGACGTGACGGTGCGCATCAGCGGCTTTTTCCGCGACGCCTTCCCGCACCTGATCTCCCTGCTCGACGAGGCGGTGAACCTCGCCATGCAGGCCGACGAGCCCCAGGAACAGAACTACCCGCGCAAGCATTACCTCGCCGACCTGGCGGGCCGCCTCGCCGAGTTGCCCCCTGAGGAGGCGCAGTCACGCGCCGCTTACCGCCTCTTCGGCAGCGCGCCGGGCACCTACGGGGCGGGCATGCTCGACCTGATCAACGAGGGGAACTGGAAGGATGACGCGGATTTCGCGCGCACCTTCGTCAACTGGGGCGGGTACGCCTACACCGCCGCCGAGGCCGGAACGGACGCCCGCGAGGACTTCCGCGCCCGCCTCGCCGTCACCCAGCTCGTGCTGCACAACCAGGACAACCGCGAACACGACCTCTTCGACAGCGACGACTACCTCCAGTTCTTCGGCGGGATGATCGCGTCGGTCCGGTCCCTGAGCGGCGCCCAGCCCCGGCACTACTTCGGGGACACGGCGAACCCCGAGCGGGCGCGCGTGCGTGACCTGGGGGAGGAGGCGCTGCGGGTGTACCGCTCGCGGGTGGTGAATCCCAAGTGGCTCGACGGCATCCGCCGCCACGGCTACAAGGGCGGGCTGGAGCAGACGGCGACGGTGGACTACCTCTTCGGCTTCGACGCGACGGCACAGATTGCCCACGACTTCATGTACGAGGGGGTGGCGCAGACCTACGCCCTCGATCCCGAGAACCAGGCCTTCCTGCGCGAGTCGAATCCCTGGGCGCTGAATGCCATCGCCGGGCGACTGCTCGAAGCCCACGCCCGCGAGCTGTGGAGGCCGGAGGCGGAGACGCTGAACGCTCTCCAGAACCTCCTCGCCGAGAGCGAGGGGCTGCTGGAGGGGCGGGGCGAGGTGGGGCGGGTGGGGGGATGA
- a CDS encoding type II toxin-antitoxin system VapC family toxin — protein sequence MRLLLDTHILLWVTLKPDLLPSSLRARLLDPEHQIILSAVNAWEMSIKHHAGKLPEAAPLLTDFPAVAASLGAEVLNIMPAHAIRAEALDWAHRDPFDRMLVAQALEEGLRLVTLDESVTSYPQAPILR from the coding sequence GTGAGGCTGCTCCTCGACACCCACATCCTGTTGTGGGTGACGCTCAAACCCGACCTTCTGCCCTCCTCCCTGCGCGCCCGACTGCTCGACCCGGAGCATCAGATCATCCTGAGTGCTGTCAATGCCTGGGAGATGTCCATCAAACACCACGCGGGAAAGTTGCCCGAGGCCGCCCCACTCCTGACCGACTTTCCCGCAGTGGCCGCCAGCCTGGGTGCCGAGGTGTTGAACATCATGCCAGCGCACGCCATCAGGGCCGAGGCGCTCGACTGGGCCCACCGCGACCCCTTCGACCGGATGCTCGTCGCGCAGGCGTTGGAGGAAGGCTTGCGGCTGGTCACGCTCGACGAGAGCGTCACCTCCTATCCACAGGCGCCCATCCTGCGTTAA
- a CDS encoding cobyric acid synthase produces MGRAIMIQGCTSNAGKSYLAAALCRALVGEGYRVAPFKAQNMSNNAGVTPAGLEMGRAQLVQARAARVVPDVRMNPVLLKPEADTRSQVVLLGRADPDLTALGWRERKAHLWPHVREALHSLLDEYDVVVIEGAGSPAEVNLRSSDIVNMRVALEARAGVLLACDIDRGGAFAHLLGTWHCLTPEERALVRGFVLNRFRGNPRLLSPAPEWLEAQTGVPTVGVVPMLDLPLPEEDGVALDGPQAGADGGFVAIARLPRVSNLDEFAPLGPLARWVSTPAGMEGARAVILPGSKSTAADLAWLRAAGLAGAVTRAALSGVPVLGVCGGLQMLGHTVGDPHGVEGGGEVPGLGLLDLSTEFASEKTTLLTTLTDAETGLRLSGYEIHHGRTVAGPGVQELAPGLLWRSGNVRGTYLHGLLENPAYLERFLGWASLTPPRALDSLDARLDAIAARVKASLDWPLIQRLAGEGT; encoded by the coding sequence ATGGGTAGGGCGATCATGATTCAGGGCTGCACGAGTAACGCGGGCAAGAGCTACCTCGCCGCCGCCCTCTGCCGCGCGCTCGTGGGCGAGGGCTACCGGGTGGCCCCCTTCAAGGCCCAGAACATGAGCAACAACGCGGGCGTCACCCCCGCCGGGCTGGAGATGGGCCGGGCGCAACTCGTGCAGGCGCGGGCGGCGCGAGTAGTCCCCGACGTGCGGATGAACCCCGTCCTCCTCAAGCCCGAGGCCGACACCCGCTCCCAGGTCGTCCTGCTGGGCCGCGCCGACCCCGACCTGACCGCCCTGGGCTGGCGCGAGCGCAAGGCGCACCTGTGGCCGCACGTCCGCGAGGCGCTGCACAGCCTCCTGGACGAGTACGACGTGGTGGTCATCGAGGGGGCAGGCAGCCCCGCTGAGGTCAACCTGCGCTCCAGCGACATCGTGAACATGCGGGTAGCGCTCGAAGCCCGCGCCGGGGTCCTCCTCGCCTGCGATATCGACCGGGGTGGGGCCTTCGCCCACCTCCTCGGCACCTGGCACTGCCTCACGCCCGAGGAACGCGCCCTTGTGCGCGGTTTCGTCCTCAACCGCTTCCGGGGCAACCCCCGGCTGCTCTCGCCCGCCCCCGAGTGGCTGGAGGCACAGACCGGCGTGCCCACCGTCGGCGTCGTGCCCATGCTCGACCTCCCCCTGCCCGAGGAGGACGGGGTGGCGCTCGACGGCCCGCAGGCAGGGGCGGACGGCGGCTTCGTCGCCATCGCCCGGCTGCCGCGCGTGTCGAACCTCGACGAGTTCGCCCCGCTGGGCCCGCTCGCCCGCTGGGTGTCCACGCCCGCCGGGATGGAGGGCGCCCGCGCGGTCATCCTGCCGGGGAGCAAGAGCACCGCCGCTGACCTCGCGTGGCTGCGCGCAGCCGGGCTGGCGGGGGCCGTCACCCGCGCCGCGCTCTCCGGGGTGCCGGTCCTCGGCGTCTGCGGCGGCCTCCAGATGCTCGGCCACACGGTCGGCGACCCGCACGGCGTGGAGGGTGGGGGAGAGGTGCCCGGCCTCGGCCTCCTCGACCTCTCGACCGAGTTCGCCTCCGAGAAGACCACCCTGCTCACCACCCTCACCGACGCGGAGACGGGGCTGAGGCTGAGCGGGTACGAGATTCACCACGGGCGGACCGTCGCCGGGCCGGGCGTGCAGGAACTCGCCCCGGGCCTGCTCTGGAGATCGGGCAACGTGCGGGGCACCTATCTCCACGGCCTGCTCGAAAACCCCGCCTACCTCGAACGTTTCTTGGGCTGGGCAAGCCTGACTCCTCCCCGGGCGCTCGACAGCTTGGACGCTCGCCTCGACGCCATCGCCGCCCGGGTGAAGGCGAGCCTCGACTGGCCCCTGATCCAGCGGCTCGCCGGGGAGGGGACGTGA
- a CDS encoding type II toxin-antitoxin system Phd/YefM family antitoxin, with translation MPEIVNIHAAKTHLSKLVERAERGEEIIIARAGKPSARLVPLAPTRQREFGFLAGQVEITEDFARESMRPLSEEELADWE, from the coding sequence ATGCCTGAGATCGTCAACATCCATGCAGCCAAGACACACCTCTCAAAGTTGGTGGAGCGTGCGGAGCGGGGAGAGGAGATCATTATCGCCCGGGCTGGGAAACCCAGCGCACGCCTCGTGCCTCTGGCGCCGACCCGGCAGCGTGAGTTCGGCTTCCTGGCCGGACAGGTCGAAATTACCGAGGATTTCGCCCGCGAGTCCATGCGCCCTCTCAGTGAGGAAGAACTGGCGGACTGGGAGTGA
- a CDS encoding pyridoxal phosphate-dependent aminotransferase, which produces MTDLLPPLLPRAPHGGPTSRPFTGLDFSVNATPYGPNPVLVEAIRAADHAHYPDPTYRDVRARLAGWHVWDAEGVALSVGASDLLHRLARAFLPPGGTLLSVHAPFGELARAAALVGAGVRVTTSERAVAGITPGVSLVYVGHPHNPTGHAHTAEELGRLADACHAAGALLIVDEAYAPFTAAPTLPPHPAVVRVLSPGKAHGLVGARPAYALASPEVAARLDNLAPAWHLPASTAAVLAALPQGEGFLGETLPRVAREARVLAAALSNFGPVEHHGTPYLTLRVGDASRVTEDLLERGVKVRDCASYGLPDRIRVSTRLPEENARLVMAVRDVPGGGRHG; this is translated from the coding sequence GTGACCGACCTCCTCCCGCCCCTCCTGCCCCGCGCCCCACACGGCGGGCCGACCTCCCGCCCCTTCACCGGGCTGGATTTCAGCGTGAACGCCACCCCGTACGGTCCCAACCCCGTTCTCGTGGAGGCGATTCGAGCCGCCGACCACGCCCATTACCCCGACCCGACCTACCGGGACGTGCGGGCCCGCCTCGCCGGGTGGCACGTCTGGGACGCGGAGGGGGTGGCCCTCTCGGTGGGCGCGTCCGACCTGCTGCATCGCCTCGCCCGCGCCTTCCTGCCGCCAGGCGGAACTTTGCTGAGCGTTCATGCCCCCTTCGGCGAACTTGCCCGCGCCGCCGCTCTCGTCGGCGCCGGGGTGCGGGTGACGACGTCTGAGCGGGCTGTCGCCGGAATCACGCCCGGGGTGTCGCTCGTGTACGTCGGGCACCCCCACAACCCCACCGGGCACGCGCACACGGCGGAGGAACTGGGCCGCCTCGCCGACGCCTGCCACGCCGCCGGGGCGCTCCTGATCGTGGACGAGGCGTACGCACCCTTCACCGCCGCCCCGACCCTACCCCCCCACCCCGCCGTGGTGCGGGTGCTCTCGCCCGGCAAGGCGCACGGGCTCGTCGGCGCGCGGCCCGCCTACGCGCTGGCCTCCCCGGAGGTGGCCGCCCGCCTCGACAACCTGGCCCCCGCGTGGCACCTCCCCGCCTCGACCGCCGCCGTCCTCGCCGCGTTGCCCCAGGGGGAGGGGTTTCTGGGGGAAACGCTGCCCCGCGTGGCCCGGGAAGCGCGCGTCCTCGCGGCGGCGCTCTCGAACTTCGGCCCGGTCGAGCACCACGGCACCCCGTACCTCACCCTGAGGGTCGGGGACGCCTCACGCGTCACGGAGGATCTGCTGGAGCGCGGCGTGAAGGTCCGGGACTGCGCGAGTTACGGCCTGCCCGACCGTATCCGTGTGTCCACCCGCCTGCCGGAGGAGAACGCGCGCCTGGTGATGGCCGTGCGGGATGTGCCGGGGGGAGGCCGACATGGGTAG
- a CDS encoding HoxN/HupN/NixA family nickel/cobalt transporter → MTLTLALVFALGLRHGLDADHLAAIDGFARLRPSRWTGVLFGLGHGLVVTVLALLVGDLGEGFGLDGLAPYLFLGVAGLNLWRLSRPAAPHTHRSSPLLTAGPFVVGLLLAVGMETSSQLAALSLAHSVPPLLLGLTFTLGMVLADGFDGLLAAQLQRGRNADPRRSALASRAMGWMVVGLSMLFALSGFAAVDLGGVAGPLGLVVFGALVALRVWSRLGIRGGQPA, encoded by the coding sequence GTGACCCTCACCCTCGCCCTCGTCTTCGCGCTGGGGCTGCGGCACGGCCTCGACGCCGATCACCTCGCGGCCATCGACGGCTTCGCGCGGCTGCGGCCGAGCCGCTGGACCGGCGTGCTCTTCGGGCTGGGGCACGGGCTCGTCGTGACCGTGTTGGCGCTGCTGGTCGGGGATCTGGGGGAAGGGTTCGGGCTGGACGGCCTCGCCCCGTACCTCTTCCTGGGGGTGGCGGGGCTGAACCTCTGGCGTCTGTCGCGTCCCGCCGCTCCGCACACCCACCGCTCCTCGCCCCTGCTCACCGCCGGGCCGTTCGTCGTGGGGCTGCTGCTGGCGGTCGGCATGGAGACGAGCAGCCAGCTCGCCGCGCTCTCGCTCGCGCACAGCGTCCCGCCGCTCCTCCTGGGGCTCACCTTCACGCTCGGGATGGTGCTGGCGGACGGGTTCGACGGCCTGCTCGCCGCGCAGCTTCAGAGGGGGCGGAATGCGGACCCCCGCCGCTCCGCACTGGCCTCACGGGCGATGGGGTGGATGGTCGTGGGACTCTCCATGCTGTTCGCCCTCTCGGGCTTCGCGGCGGTGGACCTCGGCGGGGTGGCTGGTCCCCTTGGCCTCGTGGTGTTCGGGGCCCTCGTCGCCCTGCGGGTCTGGAGCCGCCTGGGAATACGGGGAGGACAGCCCGCATGA
- a CDS encoding VWA domain-containing protein: MTVPLYPLSAVAHQPDLVLALSLLAVSPDIGGVLIRGDRGAAKSTAARGLAALLPPAPDGTPAPFVNLPLGATEDRVVGTLDLDAALRGEVRLRPGLIATAHGGVLYIDEVNLLADHLVDVLLDVAAMGVNRVQRDGLSAEHPARLALVGSMNPEEGGLRPQFLDRFGLCVDVQAPAAPGERAEIVRRRMRFEADPPAFVQEWRGEEETLAARLAAARVRLPRVVMPDGLLDTIAALSAGAGVRSLRGDLVLHRAARALAALEGREEVREGDLHRVAPLVLTHRRDPRTPPLPPPLPAPPQETPPPQTDMPQESSQVPSTDGPEEVFAPTANTARLNLPPVSAAPGAGRGEGTPGRTVRAVPDPQPVTLAVPDTLRAALTRTAVGGGGMVTLRREDFHAPVREETGGRRVLFVADASGSMGTRERMGAVKGAMLGLLHEQTRRDRVALVTFRATGATLALSFTPNPQAAEAAITAAPTGGRTPLAHALTLAAEVLVGERGAQLVLFTDGRANVPLTAGGDAWADALSAARALRGVSALVVDTETGHVRLGRAAQLAGALGAELTTLGAPA, encoded by the coding sequence ATGACCGTTCCCCTCTACCCCCTCTCCGCCGTCGCCCACCAGCCGGACCTCGTGCTGGCCCTCTCGCTGCTGGCCGTCTCGCCCGACATCGGCGGCGTCCTGATCCGGGGCGACCGGGGCGCGGCGAAGAGCACGGCGGCGCGCGGGCTCGCGGCCCTGCTGCCCCCCGCACCGGACGGCACGCCCGCCCCCTTCGTCAACCTGCCCCTCGGGGCGACCGAGGACCGGGTGGTGGGCACCCTCGACCTCGACGCGGCGCTGCGGGGCGAGGTGCGGCTGCGGCCAGGATTGATCGCCACCGCTCACGGCGGCGTGCTCTACATCGACGAGGTGAACCTGCTCGCCGATCACCTCGTGGACGTGCTCCTCGACGTGGCGGCGATGGGGGTGAACCGGGTGCAGCGCGACGGCCTGAGCGCCGAGCACCCCGCCCGCCTCGCCCTGGTCGGCTCCATGAACCCGGAGGAGGGAGGGCTGCGCCCTCAGTTCCTCGACCGCTTCGGGCTGTGCGTGGACGTGCAGGCGCCCGCCGCGCCAGGGGAGCGGGCGGAGATCGTGCGGCGACGGATGCGCTTCGAGGCCGACCCGCCCGCTTTCGTGCAGGAGTGGCGAGGGGAGGAGGAAACCCTCGCCGCACGCCTCGCCGCCGCCCGTGTCCGGCTGCCTCGTGTCGTCATGCCGGATGGACTCCTGGACACCATCGCCGCCCTGAGTGCCGGGGCGGGGGTGCGGAGCCTGCGTGGCGACCTCGTGCTGCACCGGGCCGCACGGGCTCTTGCCGCGTTGGAGGGCCGGGAGGAGGTGCGGGAAGGCGACCTGCACCGCGTCGCGCCCCTCGTGCTGACGCACCGCCGTGATCCCAGGACGCCGCCGCTGCCACCCCCACTGCCCGCTCCGCCGCAGGAGACTCCACCACCCCAGACGGACATGCCGCAGGAATCCTCACAGGTCCCCTCGACGGACGGCCCCGAGGAGGTCTTCGCGCCCACCGCGAACACCGCCCGCCTCAACCTCCCGCCCGTCTCCGCCGCTCCGGGCGCGGGTCGGGGCGAGGGCACCCCAGGCCGCACCGTCCGCGCCGTCCCCGACCCCCAGCCCGTCACCCTCGCCGTTCCCGACACCCTGCGCGCCGCCCTGACCCGCACGGCGGTCGGCGGGGGCGGCATGGTCACCCTGCGCCGTGAGGACTTCCACGCCCCTGTCCGCGAGGAGACGGGCGGGCGGCGAGTCCTCTTCGTCGCGGACGCGAGCGGCAGCATGGGCACGCGCGAGCGGATGGGGGCGGTGAAGGGGGCGATGCTCGGCCTCCTACACGAGCAGACGCGCCGCGACCGGGTGGCCCTGGTGACCTTCCGGGCGACGGGGGCCACGCTTGCCCTCAGCTTCACCCCCAACCCGCAGGCCGCCGAGGCTGCCATTACCGCCGCGCCGACCGGGGGCCGCACCCCCCTCGCCCACGCCCTGACCCTCGCCGCCGAGGTGCTGGTGGGGGAGCGGGGGGCGCAGCTCGTCCTGTTCACCGACGGGCGGGCGAATGTGCCGCTCACGGCGGGCGGGGACGCCTGGGCCGACGCTCTCAGCGCGGCCCGTGCCCTGCGCGGCGTGTCCGCCCTCGTCGTGGACACCGAGACGGGGCACGTGCGGCTGGGCCGGGCGGCGCAACTCGCCGGGGCGCTGGGGGCGGAACTCACGACCCTGGGGGCCCCCGCGTGA